A single Cyclopterus lumpus isolate fCycLum1 chromosome 1, fCycLum1.pri, whole genome shotgun sequence DNA region contains:
- the LOC117733990 gene encoding tetratricopeptide repeat protein 39B-like: METRTNNSLEQVYLNNISEDSISLEMDLEAALKECSTALNLFLNNKFSDALALLKPWKNQSMYHAMGYSSILVMQAGMTFEPKDMDAAMASLGESLQTCQKFRKKTGIVETLTSLWTRQPADNLTEEEMHAELCYAEILLQKAALTFLDETIIGFIKGGMRIRNSYQIFKDCQALVNVTKDIKNQKSTYIHFKGGVNMGIGSFNLMLSLLPSRVIRLMEFLGFSGDQELGLSELREGAAGDSLRSILSTLTLLMFHLYITVILGTGEGNLIEAEALLEPYIQKFPNGALILFYIARIALLKGNFTFAQEKFLACIAAQEEWRQIHHLCYWELMWAYSFEQKWREAYRYADLLCKESKWSQATYTFQKAAILSMLPEEEVAELGENVGKTFRQVEGLRIRIAGKSIPTEKFAANKAKRYSSSTPVQLVVPALEMMYVWNGFTVVGKRPELTKSILTTLEKAEEQLSDDPNPSAYHLDDQCVVQLLKGLCLRQLGHLVQAELCFNHVISSENDIKHDNYLVPFTIYELGLLHKQKGDINTAIKMMENVKMNYKNYNMESRLHFRIHAALNTMGSFSAKLPPSRTPA; this comes from the exons ATGGAGACGAGAACGAACAATTCACTAGAACAG gtGTACCTAAACAACATCAGTGAGGATTCAAT ATCACTTGAAATGGATTTAGAGGCCGCACTGAAGGAATGCTCCACTGCCCTCAACCTTTTTCTGAACAACAAATTTTCTGATGCTTTGGCTCTCTTAAAACCCTG GAAGAATCAGAGCATGTACCACGCAATGGGCTACAGCAGCATCTTGGTGATGCAGGCAGGCATGACCTTTGAACCAAAGGACATGGATGCTGCCATGGCGTCACTGGGTGAATCCCTGCAGACGTGCCAAAA ATTTCGTAAGAAAACTGGAATAGTGGAGACTTTAACCAGCCTGTGGACGAGGCAACCAGCTGACAACCTGACAGAAG AGGAGATGCATGCAGAGCTGTGCTATGCGGAAATTCTGCTGCAGAAAGCAGCTCTAACATTCCTGGATGAGACTATAATCGGCTTCATCAAAGGAGGAATGAGAATCCGAAACAGTTATCAGATTTTCAA GGATTGCCAGGCATTGGTCAATGTcacaaaagacattaaaaatCAGAAGAGCACGTACATACATTTTAAGGGCGGTGTCAACATGGGCATTGGATCATTTAATCTG atGTTGTCTCTGCTCCCATCCAGAGTCATTAGACTGATGGAGTTTTTGGGCTTCTCAGGAGACCAG GAATTGGGTTTGTCGGAGTTGAGGGAGGGAGCAGCCGGCGACAGCCTGCGCTCCATCCTCAGCACCTTGACGCTGCTGATGTTTCATCTCTACATTACTGTTATTCTGG GTACTGGTGAAGGAAACCTTATTGAGGCTGAAGCTCTGCTGGAACCCTACATCCAAAAGTTCCCCAAT GGAGCACTCATTCTCTTCTACATTGCAAGAATTGCTTTGCTCAAAGGAAACTTCACTTTT GCCCAGGAAAAGTTCCTAGCTTGTATTGCAGCACAGGAAGAGTGGCGTCAGATTCACCACCTGTGTTACTGGGAGCTGATGTGGGCTTACTCATTCGAACAAAAGTGGAGGGAAGCGTACCGATATGCTGACCTGCTCTGCAAAGAGAGCAAGTGGTCCCAG GCCACCTACACATTCCAGAAAGCTGCCATCTTGAGCATGCTACCAGAGGAGGAAGTGGCTGAACTGGGAGAAAATGTGGGAAAGACATTCAG gCAGGTGGAGGGTCTCAGAATAAGGATTGCTGGGAAGTCTATCCCAACGGAGAAGTTTGCAGCAAACAAGGCAAAGCGCTACTCTTCTTCTACCCCTGTGCAACTAGTGGTGCCTGCTTTG GAAATGATGTACGTGTGGAATGGTTTCACAGTGGTTGGCAAAAGACCAGAGTTGACTAAAAGCATCTTGACCACCTTGGAGAAAGCAGAGGAGCAACTCAGCGACGATCCAA ATCCATCCGCGTATCACCTGGATGACCAGTGTGTTGTTCAGCTGCTGAAAGGCCTGTGTCTAAGACAGCTGGGGCATCTGGTCCAGGCTGAGCTCTGCTTCAATCATGTCATTTCCAG TGAAAATGATATCAAGCACGACAACTACCTGGTGCCATTTACCATTTATGAGCTCGGCCTGTTGCACAAGCAGAAAGGTGACATCAACACAGCCATCAAAATGATGGAAAATGTCAA GATGAACTACAAAAACTACAACATGGAATCGAGGCTGCACTTCCGTATCCACGCAGCACTCAACACCATGGGCTCTTTTTCAGCCAAACTTCCCCCTTCACGCACGCCAGCTTAA